The sequence AGTCGGACTAACCAAAGCTTGTAACTCCACCACAATCGGGCGAGTACCCTCACAAGCCACCACCGTAGAAGTACCCGTCACCAACTCATCCCTATTCCCCAAAAACAACTCAGAAGGGTTAGCAACCTCTCTTAAACCTTGGTCCGCCATTTCAAAGATACCGATTTCGTGAGTAGCGCCGAAACGATTCTTCACCGAACGTAACAAACGATGGGAAGCATAGCGATCGCCCTCAAAATAGAGTACCGTATCTACCAAATGCTCTAAAACTCTCGGACCTGCGATCGCCCCATCTTTAGTAACGTGACCTACAATAAACAAAGTAATATTTTCCCGTTTAGCCACCTGCATTAAAGCCGAAGTACATTCTCTCACCTGAGCTACCGAACCAGGAGATGAAGTTAAAGAAGCAAAATAAAGAGTCTGAATACTATCAATTACCGCCAATTGGGGCTTCAAAGACTCTAACTCCCGTAAAATCTCCTCCAAATCCGTTTCAGCCATTACATACAAATTATGCTCACCCGTTTCCTCTTTACCATTTTGATCTCCCACAGACAATCCTGTCACACCCACACCCAAACGCGAAGCCCGTAACTTAATCTGCTGTGCCGACTCCTCCGCCGAGACATAAAGAATACGAGGTAATCTCAGAGCTAATTGATTAGCCGTTTGCAATAACAAAGTTGATTTCCCAATACCAGGATCTCCACCAATCAACACCAAAGAACCCGGTACCACGCCACCCCCTAGTACTCGATCAAATTCCCCATAGCCAGAATTAAATCTCTCTTGAACATCGCTGACAATCTGGGAAAAAAGCACAGACATCCGCGGTTGATTCACGCTAGTAGATTTTCTAGGCACATTAGTACCCGATTGCCACCCTCCGCGATTAACCAAAGGATTATTAGAGCTGAGTACCTGTTCCTCCAGAGTGCCGTAAACATCGCAATAGGGACATTTTCCAAACCATTGAGGAGATTCGGCACCGCATTCACTACAAACATAAACCGTACGATTCTTAGCCATAAACAAAAACAAATATTAAAAAAATACTCAATTTAAAGGACAGATACTTTATTTAAAGCTTAATTAGAGGATGAGAACAAGATATTCTAGTAAATAAGACCTTCAATATCTAATTAAAAGATTACCAATCTAGCGGAAAGGAAGTGTGGAATTGGAAACCTACAAAGAAAAAATCTTGGTTGTTGATGATGAAGCGAGCATTCGTCGCATTCTCGAGACTCGCCTATCCATGATTGGCTATGAAGTAGTCACAGCAGCAGACGGGGAAGAAGCTCTAGCAGTTTTTCATGAGACCCATCCTGACTTAGTAGTTTTAGACGTGATGATGCCTAAACTCGACGGTTACGGCGTCTGTCAAGAACTACGCAAAGAATCAGACATCCCTATCATCATGTTAACTGCCTTGGGGGATGTAGCCGATCGCATTACCGGACTAGAACTAGGCGCCGATGACTATGTAGTCAAACCATTCTCTCCCAAAGAGTTAGAAGCGAGAATTCGCTCAGTACTACGCCGAGTAGATAAAAATGGTAATCCTGGAATTCCTAGTTCTGGAGTACTGCAAATCAGTTCCATTAGAATAGACACCAACAAGCGCCAAGTCTACAAGGGAGACGCCCGTATCCGTTTAACGGGAATGGAATTTAGTTTGCTAGAACTACTAGTAAGTCGTTCGGGAGAGCCATTTTCTCGTTCAGAGATTTTACAAGAAGTTTGGGGCTATACACCAGAACGTCACGTTGATACCAGAGTTGTAGATGTACATATCTCTCGACTTAGAGCTAAGCTAGAAGATGACCCCAGTAATCCCGAGCTAATTTTAACAGCTAGAGGTACGGGCTATCTCTTCCAGAGAATTATGGAACCAGGAGAAGAATAAGCACTTAATGGCTAAAGTAGATCAGAATCGCATCCTGAGATTACTACCCCTTGTGAGCGGTGGCTTGGGAGGAGCACTATTACTCTTCAACCGTCTAAGTACCCTAGAATTGACTAATTCTCAAGCTCGCTCTGATGTACTCGGGGTAATTTTAAGCGCCTTACTGATCTTAGTGGGGTTACTTTGGCAACAAATTCAAAGCCGTAACCCCGAAAGCGTAACCTTAATCGGTGAAGAGGGTTTTGAACTAGATCCTCAATTACCTGACTCAGTCAAAACCGAGTTAGCTTGGGCTTCTCATCTGTTACTCACCAATACCGTGACTCGTTCTGTAGTTATCTACTATGAGGGTAGAGTTTTACTCAGGAGAGGTATCCTAGGAAAAACAGCACAAGTCAAACCTGGACCAATTATTCATCGCTGTTTAAAGACGAGCAAACCAGTATATCTAGTGTCCCTGAAACTTTATCCAGGGGGTATCGAATTTGATTACCTCCCGGAAAATACTCAAGGAGTCATCTGTCAACCCTTAGGGAAAGAAGGAGTCATGATCTTAGGTGCTAATGCTCCTCGTAGTTATACCAAACAAGATGAGACATGGATCGAAGGGATCGCTGACAAATTAGCTATTACTCTAGCCCAATGATTTACATTGACTTACATCACATAGAAGCCATAAAAAATCACGGGGTTAAAACTTATCCAGAAGAATGCTGTGGACTTCTATTAGGTAAAGCAGTAGCCCAGGGAAAGCTAGTACAACAGGTTTGGGAAACGGTGAATAGTTGGGAACCCGAAAGTTTTGAAGATTTAGCAACACCAGGAGCAAGTAAACTCAACCGCTTTAGTATAGCACCTGAAACTCTATTAGCAGCTCACAAAAAAGCTCGCGAAGTTGAGCTAGATATCGTTGGTATTTATCACTCTCATCCCAATCATCCAGCTATTCCCTCAGAATTTGATCGAGCGGTTGCCCACCCGGGTTATTCCTACCTGATTATTTCTGTACACCAAGGTCAACCCCAATCAATGTTAAGCTGGGAATTAGATCCACAGCGTCAATTCCAATCGGAAGAAATTATAACGATTTAGCAAAAATGCTCCCAAAGGTTGTACAAAAGACTATAATTATACGTTTGCACATATTGCGGTTAATTGACAGGTGCAATGCTCAACCCTAACTTAGACTCAATCCAACTGACTAAAGAAGATTATGAACGCTACTCGCGTCACATTATCTTACCCGAAGTAGGTTTAGAAGGACAAAAACGCTTAAAAGTAGCTAGTGTTATTTGTATTGGTACTGGTGGCTTAGGATCCCCTCTGATACTCTATCTGGCCGCCGCCGGTATTGGTAGGATCGGTATTGTCGATTTTGACATAGTAGATAGTTCCAATTTACAACGTCAGATTATTCACGGCACTTCTTGGGTAGGTAAACCCAAAATCGAATCGGCTAAACATCGCATTCTCGAAATCAATCCCTATTGTCAGGTAGACTTATACGAAACTTGTCTGACTTCAGCCAATGCTT comes from Gloeocapsa sp. PCC 73106 and encodes:
- the radA gene encoding DNA repair protein RadA, with product MAKNRTVYVCSECGAESPQWFGKCPYCDVYGTLEEQVLSSNNPLVNRGGWQSGTNVPRKSTSVNQPRMSVLFSQIVSDVQERFNSGYGEFDRVLGGGVVPGSLVLIGGDPGIGKSTLLLQTANQLALRLPRILYVSAEESAQQIKLRASRLGVGVTGLSVGDQNGKEETGEHNLYVMAETDLEEILRELESLKPQLAVIDSIQTLYFASLTSSPGSVAQVRECTSALMQVAKRENITLFIVGHVTKDGAIAGPRVLEHLVDTVLYFEGDRYASHRLLRSVKNRFGATHEIGIFEMADQGLREVANPSELFLGNRDELVTGTSTVVACEGTRPIVVELQALVSPTSYSSPRRSTTGVDYNRLLQILAVLEKRVGIPLSKLDVYVASAGGLGVEEPAADLGMAIAVVASFRDRVVDPRTVLIGEVGLGGQVRLVSQMELRLKEAAKLGFKKAIVPKGQAFPDDLGLEIIPVGKVIDAIIKAIPGQRNTAESQEEE
- the rpaB gene encoding response regulator transcription factor RpaB yields the protein METYKEKILVVDDEASIRRILETRLSMIGYEVVTAADGEEALAVFHETHPDLVVLDVMMPKLDGYGVCQELRKESDIPIIMLTALGDVADRITGLELGADDYVVKPFSPKELEARIRSVLRRVDKNGNPGIPSSGVLQISSIRIDTNKRQVYKGDARIRLTGMEFSLLELLVSRSGEPFSRSEILQEVWGYTPERHVDTRVVDVHISRLRAKLEDDPSNPELILTARGTGYLFQRIMEPGEE
- a CDS encoding cofactor assembly of complex C subunit B, coding for MAKVDQNRILRLLPLVSGGLGGALLLFNRLSTLELTNSQARSDVLGVILSALLILVGLLWQQIQSRNPESVTLIGEEGFELDPQLPDSVKTELAWASHLLLTNTVTRSVVIYYEGRVLLRRGILGKTAQVKPGPIIHRCLKTSKPVYLVSLKLYPGGIEFDYLPENTQGVICQPLGKEGVMILGANAPRSYTKQDETWIEGIADKLAITLAQ
- a CDS encoding M67 family metallopeptidase, whose product is MIYIDLHHIEAIKNHGVKTYPEECCGLLLGKAVAQGKLVQQVWETVNSWEPESFEDLATPGASKLNRFSIAPETLLAAHKKAREVELDIVGIYHSHPNHPAIPSEFDRAVAHPGYSYLIISVHQGQPQSMLSWELDPQRQFQSEEIITI